One Faecalispora anaeroviscerum genomic window carries:
- a CDS encoding peptidase G2 autoproteolytic cleavage domain-containing protein, translating to MTTWTKIDEQIAAYRKALSDGTIKLRHQVKQGFFKFKPFSRKQKTVLTWWCPSSLVKDSEGIIAYGSIRSGKTVCMSLSYAVWAMESFDGYNTYVSGYMTLKIATFDYTNKTVTLSSAPITDLIAGDIVDIARVASGVIRNVLIANYDATTKTVTFTDFEPNSACHGLITSKGIATSGGHAEGKDTISSSSFSHAEGLGSLASGSNSHAEGTSTIASGIGSHTEGGNTTASSIYSHAEGLGSLASGSNSHAEGRYTTASGVLSHAEGFHTNASGITSHVMGRYNKALTGEAASFSTTADAFVIGNGTATDALSNAFRVTFDGSVYGLSAYNTTGADYSEYFEWFDGNPDAEDRVGLFVTLTGEKIKLANDGDYIVGVTSGNPSIVGDHPSESWSERYARDVYGRLVYEDINIPEETETDEEGNTINVIPEHTETRLKANPEYDPTKEAEYQNREKRPEWSTVGMLGKLVVRDDGTCVVNGYCSPSNGIAMATASGYRVIARLDETHIKVLIK from the coding sequence GTGACAACGTGGACGAAGATTGACGAGCAGATCGCGGCATATCGCAAAGCACTGTCTGACGGCACCATAAAGCTTCGGCATCAGGTAAAACAGGGCTTTTTTAAGTTCAAGCCTTTTTCACGTAAACAAAAGACGGTCCTTACCTGGTGGTGCCCCAGCAGCCTGGTAAAGGATTCTGAGGGTATCATTGCCTACGGATCAATTCGCTCCGGTAAAACCGTCTGCATGTCTCTGTCCTATGCCGTTTGGGCCATGGAATCCTTTGACGGTTATAATACTTATGTAAGCGGATATATGACACTTAAAATAGCAACTTTTGATTACACCAATAAAACAGTAACGCTTTCTTCTGCACCAATTACAGACCTTATAGCTGGTGATATTGTTGATATTGCACGAGTAGCATCAGGGGTAATAAGAAATGTTTTAATAGCAAATTATGATGCTACTACAAAAACTGTTACTTTTACAGACTTTGAGCCAAACTCAGCGTGTCACGGATTAATTACCAGTAAGGGAATAGCTACAAGCGGGGGGCATGCAGAGGGAAAAGATACAATTTCTTCTAGTTCATTTTCTCACGCAGAAGGACTAGGTTCGCTTGCTTCTGGTAGTAATTCTCATGCAGAAGGAACTAGTACAATTGCTTCTGGTATTGGTTCTCATACAGAAGGTGGTAATACAACCGCTTCTAGTATTTATTCTCACGCAGAAGGACTAGGTTCGCTTGCTTCTGGTAGTAATTCTCATGCAGAAGGCCGATATACGACCGCATCTGGCGTCCTTTCTCACGCAGAAGGCTTTCATACAAACGCTTCTGGTATTACCTCCCATGTTATGGGGCGATACAATAAAGCATTAACTGGTGAAGCAGCTTCTTTCAGTACTACGGCTGACGCCTTTGTAATCGGAAATGGAACGGCTACTGACGCCCTGTCAAATGCCTTTAGAGTTACCTTTGATGGCTCGGTGTATGGCCTTTCAGCCTACAACACAACTGGTGCGGATTACTCCGAATACTTTGAATGGTTCGACGGAAACCCTGACGCGGAAGACCGTGTAGGACTGTTTGTAACTCTGACTGGTGAAAAGATCAAACTCGCAAACGATGGAGATTACATTGTCGGCGTGACATCCGGGAATCCGTCTATTGTTGGCGATCACCCGTCCGAAAGCTGGTCGGAACGGTACGCCCGCGATGTTTACGGCAGATTGGTTTATGAGGACATTAATATTCCAGAAGAAACGGAAACAGACGAAGAAGGAAACACTATCAACGTAATCCCCGAGCATACAGAAACGCGACTCAAGGCGAATCCTGAATATGACCCCACAAAGGAAGCCGAGTATCAGAACCGAGAAAAGCGCCCGGAATGGTCTACTGTCGGTATGCTTGGCAAACTCGTTGTCAGAGATGATGGCACTTGCGTGGTCAACGGCTACTGCTCCCCAAGTAATGGAATCGCTATGGCAACTGCATCAGGCTATCGAGTGATTGCCAGGCTGGACGAAACTCATATCAAAGTGCTGATCAAGTAA
- a CDS encoding glycoside hydrolase family 25 protein, with product MLKGIDVSNANGCVDWDKLKGNIDFAILRCGIGSDMSSQDDKQWGQNVAECNRLGIPWGAYLYSYAMSIAEAESEASHALRLLNGLKPVYPVYIDMEDADGYKAKRGGISKQMASDICRIFCERVTAAGYVAGVYANKDWAMNRIDMAQLAGYTFWLAQYSSKVTYTGKYDMWQYSSSGSLPGISGRVDMNYCYKDFAAVATPAIAGLTLDTSSKDMAASETYTLLARCEKEPEVDVTGRDVIRVLRKYKDPKGRGWLIDVQGLPPEPVVRHGHITVSAAGQTVQCNFNVL from the coding sequence ATGCTTAAAGGTATCGACGTCAGCAACGCCAACGGGTGCGTTGACTGGGACAAGCTGAAAGGCAATATTGATTTTGCAATCCTGCGCTGCGGGATTGGCAGCGATATGTCCAGTCAGGACGATAAACAGTGGGGGCAAAATGTAGCCGAGTGCAACCGACTGGGCATTCCGTGGGGGGCGTATCTTTACAGCTACGCAATGAGTATAGCCGAGGCCGAGAGCGAAGCCTCACATGCCCTGCGGCTGCTCAATGGCCTAAAACCGGTCTACCCGGTCTACATTGACATGGAGGACGCCGACGGCTACAAAGCCAAGCGCGGCGGCATTAGCAAACAGATGGCAAGCGACATTTGCCGCATCTTTTGTGAACGCGTCACCGCCGCCGGGTATGTTGCAGGGGTATACGCCAACAAGGATTGGGCGATGAACCGGATCGACATGGCGCAGCTCGCGGGGTATACGTTCTGGCTGGCACAGTATAGCAGCAAGGTTACCTACACCGGCAAGTATGATATGTGGCAGTACAGCAGCAGCGGAAGCCTGCCAGGCATCAGTGGGCGCGTGGATATGAACTACTGCTACAAGGATTTTGCAGCAGTTGCTACTCCCGCCATCGCCGGCCTGACCCTCGACACCAGCAGCAAGGACATGGCGGCAAGTGAGACCTATACCCTGCTGGCCCGGTGCGAAAAGGAGCCGGAAGTTGATGTTACTGGCCGGGATGTTATTCGGGTGCTGCGTAAATACAAAGACCCCAAAGGCCGCGGCTGGCTGATCGACGTGCAGGGTCTGCCGCCCGAACCGGTTGTAAGGCATGGACATATCACCGTAAGCGCTGCCGGCCAGACCGTGCAGTGCAATTTCAATGTTTTGTGA
- a CDS encoding phage holin family protein, translated as MDKIKAVFVGVFAALSAWLGILAIPVYLLVACNIIDYGTGLAAAKYRGQKVNSYTGFRGIAKKICMWLLVGVGAIFDILLAYAAEQVGIVLNFGYAIACLVAIWLICNELISILENMADIGVNLPPFLMRFVDNLKSQVETKAEAALPEKTDKTE; from the coding sequence ATGGATAAAATCAAAGCGGTATTTGTGGGCGTATTTGCGGCGCTGTCGGCGTGGCTCGGCATTCTGGCAATCCCAGTTTATCTGCTGGTGGCCTGCAACATCATCGACTATGGAACTGGACTGGCGGCGGCAAAATACCGGGGCCAGAAAGTTAATAGCTACACCGGGTTCCGAGGCATTGCAAAAAAGATTTGCATGTGGCTGCTGGTAGGTGTCGGCGCTATTTTTGACATACTGCTTGCCTACGCTGCGGAGCAGGTCGGGATTGTACTTAATTTTGGATACGCTATCGCCTGCCTGGTCGCGATCTGGCTAATCTGCAATGAGCTGATTTCTATTTTAGAGAACATGGCCGACATTGGTGTGAACCTGCCGCCGTTTTTGATGCGCTTTGTTGATAATCTGAAAAGCCAGGTGGAAACGAAAGCGGAAGCAGCCCTGCCAGAAAAGACGGACAAAACCGAATAA
- a CDS encoding DUF998 domain-containing protein, translating into MGLQKQALSSGMIGVISFILSDILGCILVQGYNPIKSYISVLSADQTPHSSIMRILIIIYQVFFLIFSITLCIKFFKGHYFYARVGSILLFGIACLSLITFGVFPMTAESAINPQNIIHLILAIAIIALPPIALFLLSLGYRQHELNFLRNLSLTAAIFIVLFNLLHLVGIKNEWNILGLIQRLSVYTFHAFTFFSSRIYVRTESRAWR; encoded by the coding sequence ATGGGATTACAAAAACAAGCATTATCATCAGGTATGATTGGGGTTATTTCTTTTATCCTAAGCGATATTCTTGGCTGCATCCTTGTGCAAGGATATAATCCTATAAAATCTTATATTAGCGTTTTATCTGCGGATCAGACGCCGCATTCTAGTATAATGCGAATCTTAATAATAATATATCAAGTTTTTTTTCTGATTTTTTCAATTACTCTTTGCATCAAATTTTTCAAAGGGCACTACTTTTATGCACGTGTAGGAAGCATATTACTTTTTGGTATTGCGTGCTTATCACTTATTACATTCGGTGTTTTCCCTATGACGGCAGAATCTGCAATCAATCCGCAAAATATAATTCACCTTATTTTAGCAATAGCCATTATTGCCTTGCCGCCTATTGCTTTATTTTTACTTTCTCTTGGCTATCGGCAGCATGAACTTAATTTTCTCAGGAATCTATCGCTGACAGCGGCTATCTTTATTGTGCTTTTCAATTTATTGCATTTAGTAGGTATTAAAAATGAATGGAATATATTAGGTCTTATACAAAGGCTTAGTGTTTATACTTTCCACGCCTTTACTTTCTTCTCATCAAGAATTTATGTAAGGACAGAAAGCAGAGCATGGCGTTGA
- the dinB gene encoding DNA polymerase IV yields MDRIILHSDCNSFYASVECLHRPEIRDKPVAVGGDVEQRHGIILAKNEHAKKYGIKTGEALWQAQQKCPELVIVPPRFELYQRFSQLCHEIYLDYTNQVEPFGLDECWLDVTGNNVDGVKLAHEIRERIKYELGITVSIGVSYNKIFAKLGSDYKKPDAVTEIGRSNYQQIAWPLPAGDLLYVGSATRRKLESYARHTIGDLASTSEQTLKGWFGKWGSVLYAFANGYDITPVSRYEDRKEVKSIGNSTTTPRDLVDNEDVKIILYVLADSVARRLREHGCKGRTISISVRDNQLMSFTRQHTMANYTNITAEIARAGMDLFTRHYYWQQPIRSLGISISDLVSDSTPLQMDLFGAGQEQLCRERLDTAVDSLKRRFGTSAVRPAVLLQDPELSGFDPKKDHTIHPIGYF; encoded by the coding sequence GTGGATCGAATTATATTGCATTCAGATTGTAACAGTTTTTACGCGAGTGTGGAGTGCTTGCATAGACCCGAAATAAGGGATAAACCAGTGGCCGTAGGTGGCGACGTTGAACAGCGTCATGGCATTATCCTTGCAAAGAATGAACATGCGAAGAAATATGGTATCAAAACAGGCGAGGCCCTCTGGCAAGCTCAACAGAAGTGTCCCGAATTGGTCATTGTACCCCCACGCTTTGAGCTATATCAGCGCTTCTCGCAGCTTTGCCATGAGATTTATCTGGACTATACCAATCAGGTGGAGCCCTTTGGCCTGGATGAGTGTTGGCTTGATGTCACAGGTAATAATGTAGATGGCGTGAAATTAGCACACGAAATCCGTGAACGCATTAAGTATGAGCTAGGGATCACCGTGAGCATAGGTGTGTCTTATAATAAAATTTTCGCTAAGCTGGGATCGGATTACAAAAAGCCAGATGCAGTCACGGAAATAGGCAGATCTAATTATCAGCAAATAGCCTGGCCGCTGCCGGCAGGTGATCTGTTGTATGTGGGCAGCGCAACCCGGCGTAAATTAGAGTCCTATGCCCGGCACACAATAGGTGACCTGGCCAGCACGTCTGAGCAAACTCTCAAAGGTTGGTTCGGTAAATGGGGCAGCGTGTTGTATGCTTTTGCAAATGGTTATGATATCACGCCAGTTTCCCGTTATGAAGATCGCAAAGAAGTGAAAAGTATCGGCAATAGCACCACCACGCCGCGTGATCTTGTTGACAACGAGGATGTTAAAATTATCCTTTATGTACTGGCGGACAGCGTTGCCCGGCGGCTCCGGGAGCATGGCTGTAAGGGGCGCACCATCAGCATCAGCGTCCGCGATAATCAGCTAATGAGCTTTACGCGGCAGCATACCATGGCCAATTATACAAACATTACTGCAGAGATCGCACGGGCTGGTATGGATCTATTTACCCGGCATTACTACTGGCAGCAGCCCATACGTAGCCTTGGCATCAGTATCTCCGACCTGGTCAGTGATTCTACTCCGCTGCAGATGGATTTGTTCGGCGCAGGACAGGAGCAGCTGTGCAGGGAACGGCTGGATACTGCCGTCGACAGTTTGAAGAGGCGCTTTGGTACCAGCGCTGTGCGGCCGGCAGTATTGCTGCAGGACCCGGAGCTGTCTGGATTTGATCCAAAGAAGGACCACACGATTCACCCGATCGGTTATTTTTAA
- a CDS encoding helix-turn-helix domain-containing protein, with protein sequence MLNNEYCVPLNELLKQIAGNMSMAELSKSVVLMELSETIAKKRKEMRMSQTAFAEHMGVSQGMVSKWESGDYNFTINTLSDIATKLNLHFINPLSDTMCEDEYDQKYTFDHALHPVIKFCYTPNDVSKISHLEGVGVAS encoded by the coding sequence ATGTTAAACAACGAATATTGTGTGCCTCTTAATGAACTGCTAAAGCAGATTGCAGGCAATATGAGTATGGCCGAGTTGTCAAAATCCGTAGTTTTAATGGAATTGTCTGAAACTATTGCAAAAAAAAGAAAGGAAATGCGGATGAGCCAAACTGCTTTTGCGGAACACATGGGAGTTAGCCAGGGAATGGTTTCTAAATGGGAAAGTGGAGACTATAATTTTACTATCAACACTTTGTCGGATATAGCCACAAAATTAAATCTGCATTTCATTAATCCATTATCAGATACTATGTGTGAGGATGAGTATGATCAAAAATACACTTTTGATCACGCACTACATCCTGTTATTAAATTTTGTTACACGCCGAATGATGTATCAAAAATTAGTCACTTAGAAGGTGTAGGTGTTGCATCATAA